A portion of the Aphelocoma coerulescens isolate FSJ_1873_10779 chromosome 1, UR_Acoe_1.0, whole genome shotgun sequence genome contains these proteins:
- the LOC138107526 gene encoding glutamine amidotransferase-like class 1 domain-containing protein 3, mitochondrial produces MGKRVALVLAGCGVFDGSEIHEASAALVHLSRGGAEVKIFAPNIEQRDVVNHLKGSPAEEKRNVLVESARLARGNIQDLAELKASEFDAVIFPGGFGVAKNLCSWAVDGKDCTVNEHVNSTLQAFHSAKKPIGLCCISPVLAAKVFPGCEVTVGQDKNVDGRFPDAETASAIAELGCKHICKNVNESHVDKANKIVTTCAFMCKAPLHEIFDGIGTMVQEVLKLA; encoded by the exons ATGGGCAAGCGGGTGGCGCTGGTCCTCGCCGGCTGTGGCGTCTTCGATGGCAGCGAGATTCACGAGGCGTCGGCGGCGCTGGTGCACCTGAGCCGCGGCGGCGCGGAG GTGAAGATATTTGCCCCCAATATTGAGCAAAGGGATGTAGTCAATCACCTAAAAGGAAGTCCagcagaagagaagagaaatgtGTTAGTTGAAAGTGCCAGGTTGGCAAGGGGAAACATTCAGGATTTGGCTGAACTGAAAGCTAGTGAATTTGATGCTGTCATTTTCCCTG gtgGTTTTGGTGTAGCAAAGAATCTGTGTTCCTGGGCTGTAGATGGCAAGGACTGTACTGTCAATGAGCATGTGAACTCCACACTCCAAGCCTTCCACAGTGCTAAAAAGCCCATTGGTTTGTGCTGCATATCACCAGTTCTGGCAGCCAAAGTCTTTCCTGGTTGTGAGGTTACAGTCGGTCAAGATAAAAATGTAGATGGAAG ATTTCCTGATGCTGAAACGGCATCTGCTATAGCAGAGCTTGGATGTAAGCACATTTGCAAAAATGTAAATGAATCCCATGTGGATAAAGCCAATAAAATAGTTACTACCTGTGCTTTCATGTGCAAGGCTCCTCTGCATGAAATCTTTGATGGAATTGGAACAATGGTACAAGAAGTCCTGAAGCTTGCCTGA
- the ACOD1 gene encoding cis-aconitate decarboxylase isoform X1 translates to MWAKTVTGNFAKVIHGLNANQLTDQVIQRSKRMILDTLGVGLLGTSTEVCQKVTQYSKECINEEEFIPLFFHSALPSGTCAPELCVPIYSSDLSSTIWGHLDFRLPPLYAAFVNGVAVHSMDFDDTWHPATHPSGAVLSAVIALSEAFPQKKKISGLDLLLAFNVGIEVQGRLLHFSREARNIPKRFHPPAVVGTMGSAAACAKLLALDQMECKNALAIAASYAGAPLANAATQIKPLHVGNAAKHGLEAACLALQGLQGNKQILDMESGMGAFYTDYNPQTLPTLQSYPWLLDQQDVAIKRFPAHLATHWVADAASSVRRKLVESSENLLPLDKIEKIILKVPEVKYVNRPSPASEHEARHSFQFVACSALLDGNMSVQSFSTENVHRPALQELLCKTQLEHPPDNTPSFDSLYCEVSIILEGGNTISDRCTTFYGHWRKPLKKEDLEKKFQSNALGILPAEAVEGIIETVYNLEKVEDCSVLSTFLSGQSARALPEKLRFL, encoded by the exons ATGTGGGCAAAG acaGTCACAGGAAATTTTGCCAAGGTGATTCATGGTTTGAATGCAAATCAGTTGACAGATCAAGTAATTCAGAGAAGTAAGCGAATGATTCTGGATACTCTTGGAGTGGGGCTTCTGGGTACCAGCACCGAGGTCTGCCAAAAAGTGACACAGTACAGCAAG GAGTGCATCAATGAAGAGGAGTTTATCCCACTGTTTTTTCATTCAGCTCTGCCTAGtgggacttgtgctccagagctCTGCGTGCCA ATCTACAGCTCAGATTTATCCAGTACCATCTGGGGCCACTTGGATTTCCGACTGCCTCCTCTGTATGCAGCTTTTGTGAATGGAGTGGCT GTGCACTCAATGGACTTCGATgacacctggcatccagccacaCACCCATCTGGGGCTGTGCTCTCTGCAGTGATTGCACTCTCAGAGGCCTttcctcagaagaaaaaaatctctggtCTTGATCTGCTCTTAGCTTTCAATGTGGGAATTGAAGTGCAAGGCAGGTTGCTGCACTTCTCCAGAGAAGCCAGGAATATTCCAAAAAG GTTTCACCCACCAGCTGTGGTTGGTACAATGGGGAGTGCAGCAGCTTGTGCTAAACTGTTAGCTCTTGACCAGATGGAATGTAAAAATGCCTTGGCTATTGCTGCCTCCTATGCAGGTGCCCCACTGGCTAATGCAGCAACCCAGATAAAGCCCCTCCACGTTGGGAATGCTGCCAAGCATGGATTGGAAGCAGCTTGCTTAGCTTTACAGGGTCTTCAAGGAAACAAACAGATCTTGGACATGGAGTCAGGGATGGGTGCCTTTTATACAGATTACAACCCACAGACTCTGCCAACCTTGCAGTCCTACCCCTGGCTCTTGGACCAGCAAGATGTGGCCATCAAACGCTTTCCTGCTCATCTTGCAACACACTGGGTGGCTGATGCAGCATCTTCTGTTAGGAGGAAGCTTGTGGAGAGCAGTGAGAACTTGCTCCCCCTTGATAAAATTGAGAAAATCATTCTCAAAGTCCCCGAGGTCAAATATGTGAACAGACCTAGCCCAGCCTCAGAGCATGAAGCACGACACTCCTTCCAGTTTGTTGCATGCTCTGCTTTGCTGGACGGCAACATGTCAGTCCAGTCCTTCTCCACTGAAAACGTTCACCGGCCAGCCTTGCAGGAGCTCCTCTGCAAAACACAGCTGGAGCACCCTCCTGACAACACCCCCAGCTTTGACAGCCTTTACTGCGAAGTGAGCATCATACTTGAGGGTGGCAACACGATCAGCGACCGCTGTACTACCTTCTACGGGCACTGGAGGAAACCTCTGAAAAAGGAGGACTTGGAGAAAAAGTTTCAATCCAATGCCCTTGGCATTCTGCCTGCTGAAGCTGTGGAAGGCATTATAGAGACCGTGTACAACCTGGAAAAAGTAGAGGACTGTTCTGTGTTAAGTACATTTCTGTCAGGACAGTCAGCTAGAGCGCTTCCAGAGAAGCTGCGCTTCCTTTGA
- the ACOD1 gene encoding cis-aconitate decarboxylase isoform X2, whose translation MILDTLGVGLLGTSTEVCQKVTQYSKECINEEEFIPLFFHSALPSGTCAPELCVPIYSSDLSSTIWGHLDFRLPPLYAAFVNGVAVHSMDFDDTWHPATHPSGAVLSAVIALSEAFPQKKKISGLDLLLAFNVGIEVQGRLLHFSREARNIPKRFHPPAVVGTMGSAAACAKLLALDQMECKNALAIAASYAGAPLANAATQIKPLHVGNAAKHGLEAACLALQGLQGNKQILDMESGMGAFYTDYNPQTLPTLQSYPWLLDQQDVAIKRFPAHLATHWVADAASSVRRKLVESSENLLPLDKIEKIILKVPEVKYVNRPSPASEHEARHSFQFVACSALLDGNMSVQSFSTENVHRPALQELLCKTQLEHPPDNTPSFDSLYCEVSIILEGGNTISDRCTTFYGHWRKPLKKEDLEKKFQSNALGILPAEAVEGIIETVYNLEKVEDCSVLSTFLSGQSARALPEKLRFL comes from the exons ATGATTCTGGATACTCTTGGAGTGGGGCTTCTGGGTACCAGCACCGAGGTCTGCCAAAAAGTGACACAGTACAGCAAG GAGTGCATCAATGAAGAGGAGTTTATCCCACTGTTTTTTCATTCAGCTCTGCCTAGtgggacttgtgctccagagctCTGCGTGCCA ATCTACAGCTCAGATTTATCCAGTACCATCTGGGGCCACTTGGATTTCCGACTGCCTCCTCTGTATGCAGCTTTTGTGAATGGAGTGGCT GTGCACTCAATGGACTTCGATgacacctggcatccagccacaCACCCATCTGGGGCTGTGCTCTCTGCAGTGATTGCACTCTCAGAGGCCTttcctcagaagaaaaaaatctctggtCTTGATCTGCTCTTAGCTTTCAATGTGGGAATTGAAGTGCAAGGCAGGTTGCTGCACTTCTCCAGAGAAGCCAGGAATATTCCAAAAAG GTTTCACCCACCAGCTGTGGTTGGTACAATGGGGAGTGCAGCAGCTTGTGCTAAACTGTTAGCTCTTGACCAGATGGAATGTAAAAATGCCTTGGCTATTGCTGCCTCCTATGCAGGTGCCCCACTGGCTAATGCAGCAACCCAGATAAAGCCCCTCCACGTTGGGAATGCTGCCAAGCATGGATTGGAAGCAGCTTGCTTAGCTTTACAGGGTCTTCAAGGAAACAAACAGATCTTGGACATGGAGTCAGGGATGGGTGCCTTTTATACAGATTACAACCCACAGACTCTGCCAACCTTGCAGTCCTACCCCTGGCTCTTGGACCAGCAAGATGTGGCCATCAAACGCTTTCCTGCTCATCTTGCAACACACTGGGTGGCTGATGCAGCATCTTCTGTTAGGAGGAAGCTTGTGGAGAGCAGTGAGAACTTGCTCCCCCTTGATAAAATTGAGAAAATCATTCTCAAAGTCCCCGAGGTCAAATATGTGAACAGACCTAGCCCAGCCTCAGAGCATGAAGCACGACACTCCTTCCAGTTTGTTGCATGCTCTGCTTTGCTGGACGGCAACATGTCAGTCCAGTCCTTCTCCACTGAAAACGTTCACCGGCCAGCCTTGCAGGAGCTCCTCTGCAAAACACAGCTGGAGCACCCTCCTGACAACACCCCCAGCTTTGACAGCCTTTACTGCGAAGTGAGCATCATACTTGAGGGTGGCAACACGATCAGCGACCGCTGTACTACCTTCTACGGGCACTGGAGGAAACCTCTGAAAAAGGAGGACTTGGAGAAAAAGTTTCAATCCAATGCCCTTGGCATTCTGCCTGCTGAAGCTGTGGAAGGCATTATAGAGACCGTGTACAACCTGGAAAAAGTAGAGGACTGTTCTGTGTTAAGTACATTTCTGTCAGGACAGTCAGCTAGAGCGCTTCCAGAGAAGCTGCGCTTCCTTTGA